One part of the Magallana gigas chromosome 5, xbMagGiga1.1, whole genome shotgun sequence genome encodes these proteins:
- the LOC105335559 gene encoding HCLS1-binding protein 3 isoform X2, which produces MKDVNIAVTEHVREGGVDCSYAFCNSDSPVKKKYSDFEDLWSKLFEKYHSLVLPPLPKKALLVNDKVATERRSGLEKFLTFLASSPKVCSSSLLLEFLGVNAIKAGKYTQEGLKHEASTGGDQGEENNDRESLTEGGSKSGLFDEEDEDTEDLFNEEQEEEPEIVTEMTARHVTSSDTKLFDYPVISGDVGDEEDFFQEKEEQIQDPISTTPGQGEDNSDLLSVQDDLDELFLDQSKSKRDDNFGSPIKSKPALKPRPSKSLSKVPPTTKPDVQPKPKHGTKPDLKPKPSSKHSEQNETVSSAADLDTDDIMKYIQNAEETQDDVDLFA; this is translated from the exons ATGAAAGACGTAAACATCGCAGTAACTGAGCATGTGAGAGAAGGGGGCGTCGATTGCAGCTATGCCTTCTGCAACAGTGACAGTCcg GTAAAGAAGAAGTATTCAGATTTTGAAGACTTGTGGAGTAAACTGTTTGAGAAGTACCACTCCCTTGTACTGCCCCCACTGCCAAAGAAAGCACTTCTGGTCAACGACAAGGTGGCCACTGAACGAAGGTCAGGCCTGGAAAAATTCCTCACTTTTCTGGCCAGTTCACCAAAGGTGTGTTCATCCTCACTGCTCCTGGAATTTCTAG GTGTAAATGCTATCAAAGCTGGGAAATACACCCAGGAAGGACTTAAGCATGAAGCAAGCACTGGAGGAGACCAGGGGGAAGAAAACAATGATAGGGAAAGCCTGACTGAAGGAGGCAGTAAAag TGGACTCTTTGATGAGGAAGATGAGGACACAGAGGACTTGTTCAATGAGGAGCAGGAGGAGGAGCCTGAAATTGTGACCGAAATGACAGCCAGACATGTAACAA GTTCGGATACAAAGCTATTTGACTACCCTGTCATTAGTGGTGATGTGGGAGATGAGGAGGATTTCTTCCAGGAGAAAGAAGAACAAATTCAAGATCCTATCTCTACAACACCAGGTCAAGGGGAAGATAACTCTGATCTTTTAAG TGTTCAAGATGACTTAGATGAGTTGTTTTTGGACCAATCCAAATCAAAGCGTGATGATAACTTTGGCAGTCCAATAAAGTCAAAACCAGCACTGAAGCCAAGGCCAAGCAAATCTCTCTCAAAGGTACCACCAACCACAAAACCAGATGTGCAACCCAAGCCTAAACATGGTACAAAACCAGACCTCAAACCAAAGCCATCTTCCAAACATTCAGAGCAAAATGAGACCGTCTCCAGTGCCGCGGACCTGGATACAGACGATATAATGAAGTACATTCAGAACGCAGAGGAGACTCAAGATGATGTAGATTTGTTTGCCTGA
- the LOC105335559 gene encoding HCLS1-binding protein 3 isoform X1: protein MPSATVTVREIKNKHTGIDITIPRFTQEKGLLQSTYEYQVVVVSNLPYFKSPKHKESDTVQFMVKKKYSDFEDLWSKLFEKYHSLVLPPLPKKALLVNDKVATERRSGLEKFLTFLASSPKVCSSSLLLEFLGVNAIKAGKYTQEGLKHEASTGGDQGEENNDRESLTEGGSKSGLFDEEDEDTEDLFNEEQEEEPEIVTEMTARHVTSSDTKLFDYPVISGDVGDEEDFFQEKEEQIQDPISTTPGQGEDNSDLLSVQDDLDELFLDQSKSKRDDNFGSPIKSKPALKPRPSKSLSKVPPTTKPDVQPKPKHGTKPDLKPKPSSKHSEQNETVSSAADLDTDDIMKYIQNAEETQDDVDLFA, encoded by the exons ATGCCTTCTGCAACAGTGACAGTCcg ggagataaaaaataaacacactgGTATAGACATAACTATCCCCCGCTTCACCCAAGAGAAGGGACTTTTGCAGTCAACATATGAGTACCAAGTTGTGGTTGTATCAAATTTACCATATTTTAAGAGTCCCAAACACAAAGAGAGTGACACAGTGCAGTTTATG GTAAAGAAGAAGTATTCAGATTTTGAAGACTTGTGGAGTAAACTGTTTGAGAAGTACCACTCCCTTGTACTGCCCCCACTGCCAAAGAAAGCACTTCTGGTCAACGACAAGGTGGCCACTGAACGAAGGTCAGGCCTGGAAAAATTCCTCACTTTTCTGGCCAGTTCACCAAAGGTGTGTTCATCCTCACTGCTCCTGGAATTTCTAG GTGTAAATGCTATCAAAGCTGGGAAATACACCCAGGAAGGACTTAAGCATGAAGCAAGCACTGGAGGAGACCAGGGGGAAGAAAACAATGATAGGGAAAGCCTGACTGAAGGAGGCAGTAAAag TGGACTCTTTGATGAGGAAGATGAGGACACAGAGGACTTGTTCAATGAGGAGCAGGAGGAGGAGCCTGAAATTGTGACCGAAATGACAGCCAGACATGTAACAA GTTCGGATACAAAGCTATTTGACTACCCTGTCATTAGTGGTGATGTGGGAGATGAGGAGGATTTCTTCCAGGAGAAAGAAGAACAAATTCAAGATCCTATCTCTACAACACCAGGTCAAGGGGAAGATAACTCTGATCTTTTAAG TGTTCAAGATGACTTAGATGAGTTGTTTTTGGACCAATCCAAATCAAAGCGTGATGATAACTTTGGCAGTCCAATAAAGTCAAAACCAGCACTGAAGCCAAGGCCAAGCAAATCTCTCTCAAAGGTACCACCAACCACAAAACCAGATGTGCAACCCAAGCCTAAACATGGTACAAAACCAGACCTCAAACCAAAGCCATCTTCCAAACATTCAGAGCAAAATGAGACCGTCTCCAGTGCCGCGGACCTGGATACAGACGATATAATGAAGTACATTCAGAACGCAGAGGAGACTCAAGATGATGTAGATTTGTTTGCCTGA